Proteins encoded within one genomic window of Neodiprion fabricii isolate iyNeoFabr1 chromosome 6, iyNeoFabr1.1, whole genome shotgun sequence:
- the LOC124185190 gene encoding gamma-tubulin complex component 2-like isoform X1, which yields MSEFKLHHLVGELLEILGSSSAPEKYVEELQKRCSRSSDLAISNVATQSCVRKLAKNAPDPDLFLQKYEELKSKNVDLLGPFMQLLDLISADKNLKDHLGKNALSTNLSNTKSSTITREDVPQICKNVIKAAVEGERKLNKQISMTDKRNDPPLVSQNWVVDRPRFSWDFPSDLSVTFCQKVVPVASQETILLWDILCCLKGMDGSYITSEPLANPYDVRSFVISQDVGTSYKQLAQQILPLASHYSMTVRFIEEKVLPEDGQVNHALRGALNCLLKDYLLFIVQLEAEHIRGKLNLQKLWFYIQPTMATMAILAHITSTICKASAKGGKVLSLLHEHMNDISGEAKSKELCLFLIRAASVPYMQTLEKWVYKGVISDPYQEFLVEDNELIQREELPMDYSADYWEKRYTVRHERIPVFLSEHAQTILRTGKYLNVIRQCGKTVQWGKQEPLEYQHRGQKYIAAIDRAYSEAARTLLEVLIHENDLMGRLRSVKNYFLLAQGDFVVQFMNLCEGELAKNMYDIVIHRLASLLELALRMSTADCDPYKDDLKPELLPHDLQFQMFRILSIQTQGEKDFCSQVDTALTGLEAFVFNYDVKWPVSLIINRKAIACYQMIFRHLFYCKHIERLLCRVWISNKIAKTFTCEAAMAYRQAFSLRQRMLDCIQHLEYYMMVEVIEPNWLTFLNKMSKVSNVDDVLSVHQDLLDNCLKECMLTDPVLLACITSLCAVCVEFCNFMQQMSRYYVDAELTSMIGSCQDDVGDCDSENDAESTLGAEEGSFEERITKLDTRFMEVLVRLLDRIRDLGREIDNEKLLNVLCRLDFNMFYTEMLSRQGMEKTTRQQDISG from the exons ATGAGCGAGTTCAAGTTACATCATTTGGTTGGAGAACTTTTAGAGATACTTGg GTCCTCGTCAGCCCCTGAGAAATATGTAGAAGAACTTCAGAAGCGATGCAGCCGATCCTCAGATCTTGCAATAAGCAATGTCGCAACTCAGAGCTGCGTTCGCAAGCTTGCTAAAAATGCACCGGATCCAGATCtctttttacaaaaatacgaAGAATTGAAGTCTAAAAA CGTCGACCTATTGGGTCCCTTTATGCAGCTACTTGATTTAATATCAGCAGATAAAAACTTAAAGGATCACTTGGGAAAGAATGCATTGTCTACTAATTTAAGTAATACCAAAAGTTCAACGATAACTCGAGAGGATGTTCCACAG atttgtaaaaatgttattaAAGCTGCCGTCGAGGGTGAAAggaaattgaacaaacaaatCAGCATGACCGATAAGCGGAATGACCCTCCTCTTGTCTCACAAAACTGGGTCGTAGATCGACCTCGTTTTTCTTGGGATTTTCCTTCAGATTTATCTGTTACTTTCTGTCAGA AAGTTGTACCAGTTGCATCACAGGAAACAATACTACTCTGGGATATATTGTGTTGTTTAAAAGGGATGGATGGTTCGTACATCACTTCTGAGCCCCTTGCAAATCCTTATGATGTTCGATCTTTTGTAATCTCACAAGACGTAG GTACCTCATATAAGCAGTTAGCACAACAAATATTACCATTGGCTTCACATTACTCAATGACTGTTAGATTTATAGAGGAAAAAGTTCTGCCTGAAGACGGTCAAGTTAATCACGCTTTGCGAGGAGCATTGAATTGTCTGCTAAAAGATTATTTG CTCTTCATTGTACAATTGGAAGCCGAACATATTCGTGGCAAACTCAACTTACAGAAGTTATGGTTTTACATCCAGCCGACCATGGCTACCATGGCAATTCTTGCACATATCACGTCGACCATATGCAAG GCGAGTGCCAAAGGTGGCAAAGTCTTGAGCTTGCTACACGAACACATGAATGATATCAGTGGAGAAGCTAAGTCAAAGGAATTATGTTTGTTCCTTATTCGTGCAGCTAGCGTTCCCTACATGCAAACGCTAGAAAAATGGGTCTACAAGGGTGTTATAAGTGATCCGTATCAAGAA TTTCTAGTTGAGGATAATGAACTCATACAGCGTGAAGAACTGCCAATGGATTATTCTGCCGATTACTGGGAAAAGAGATACACTGTGAGGCACGAAAGAATTCCAGTATTCCTCAGCGAACATGCCCAAACAATTTTGAGAactggaaaatatttaaatgttATCAGGCAATGTG GTAAGACAGTTCAATGGGGAAAACAAGAACCACTTGAATATCAACACCGTGGACAAAAGTATATTGCTGCTATTGACAGGGCTTATTCTGAAGCTGCGCGGACGCTATTGGAAGTCCTTATTCACGAAAACGACCTGATGGGACGGCTTCGAAGCGTTAAGAATTACTTTCTGTTGGCTCAAGGGGATTTCGTG GTTCAATTTATGAATCTGTGTGAAGGGGAATTGGCAAAAAATATGTACGACATTGTGATTCATCGGCTAGCTTCTCTCCTAGAATTGGCTTTGCGCATGTCGACTGCAGATTGTGATCCATACAAAGATGATTTGAAGCCAGAACTCTTACCCCAcgatttacaatttcaaatgtTCCGAATCCTTTCCATACAAACACAAGGGGAGAAAG atttttgttcTCAAGTTGATACGGCATTAACTGGATTAGAAGCCTTTGTATTCAACTATGACGTCAAGTGGCCAGTTTCTCTAATTATAAACAGAAAAGCAATAGCCTGCTATCAGATGATATTTAGACATTTATTTTACTGCAAACATATTGAAAGGCTATTATGTAG agtGTGGATTAGCAATAAAATAGCAAAAACGTTTACGTGTGAAGCTGCAATGGCATATCGTCAAGCATTTTCCCTGAGACAACGTATGCTTGACTGTATACAACACTTGGAATATTATATGATGGTTGAAGTTATAGAGCCGAACTGGCTCACATTTCTCAACAAAATGAGCAAG GTCAGCAACGTGGATGATGTTTTGAGCGTGCATCAGGATTTACTGGATAACTGTCTCAAGGAGTGCATGTTAACGGATCCAGTTTTATTGGCATGCATCACGAGTCTCTGTGCTGTATGCGTCGAATTCTGCAATTTCATgcag CAAATGAGCCGGTACTATGTTGACGCTGAACTGACTTCAATGATTGGATCCTGTCAAGATGACGTCGGTGACTGTGATTCTGAG AATGATGCTGAATCAACTCTCGGAGCAGAAGAGGGCAGTTTTGAAGAGCGAATAACGAAACTGGACACTAGATTTATGGAGGTTCTTGTTCGTCTTCTTGATAGAATCCGTGACTTGGGCCGTGAAATTGATAATGAAAAGTTACTGAACGTTTTGTGCCG ATTGGATTTCAACATGTTTTATACGGAAATGCTGTCAAGGCAGGGTATGGAAAAAACTACACGGCAACAAGACATTTCTGGTTGA
- the LOC124185190 gene encoding gamma-tubulin complex component 2-like isoform X2 produces MSEFKLHHLVGELLEILGSSSAPEKYVEELQKRCSRSSDLAISNVATQSCVRKLAKNAPDPDLFLQKYEELKSKNVDLLGPFMQLLDLISADKNLKDHLGKNALSTNLSNTKSSTITREDVPQICKNVIKAAVEGERKLNKQISMTDKRNDPPLVSQNWVVDRPRFSWDFPSDLSVTFCQKVVPVASQETILLWDILCCLKGMDGSYITSEPLANPYDVRSFVISQDVGTSYKQLAQQILPLASHYSMTVRFIEEKVLPEDGQVNHALRGALNCLLKDYLLFIVQLEAEHIRGKLNLQKLWFYIQPTMATMAILAHITSTICKASAKGGKVLSLLHEHMNDISGEAKSKELCLFLIRAASVPYMQTLEKWVYKGVISDPYQEFLVEDNELIQREELPMDYSADYWEKRYTVRHERIPVFLSEHAQTILRTGKYLNVIRQCGKTVQWGKQEPLEYQHRGQKYIAAIDRAYSEAARTLLEVLIHENDLMGRLRSVKNYFLLAQGDFVVQFMNLCEGELAKNMYDIVIHRLASLLELALRMSTADCDPYKDDLKPELLPHDLQFQMFRILSIQTQGEKDFCSQVDTALTGLEAFVFNYDVKWPVSLIINRKAIACYQMIFRHLFYCKHIERLLCRVWISNKIAKTFTCEAAMAYRQAFSLRQRMLDCIQHLEYYMMVEVIEPNWLTFLNKMSKVSNVDDVLSVHQDLLDNCLKECMLTDPVLLACITSLCAVCVEFCNFMQNDAESTLGAEEGSFEERITKLDTRFMEVLVRLLDRIRDLGREIDNEKLLNVLCRLDFNMFYTEMLSRQGMEKTTRQQDISG; encoded by the exons ATGAGCGAGTTCAAGTTACATCATTTGGTTGGAGAACTTTTAGAGATACTTGg GTCCTCGTCAGCCCCTGAGAAATATGTAGAAGAACTTCAGAAGCGATGCAGCCGATCCTCAGATCTTGCAATAAGCAATGTCGCAACTCAGAGCTGCGTTCGCAAGCTTGCTAAAAATGCACCGGATCCAGATCtctttttacaaaaatacgaAGAATTGAAGTCTAAAAA CGTCGACCTATTGGGTCCCTTTATGCAGCTACTTGATTTAATATCAGCAGATAAAAACTTAAAGGATCACTTGGGAAAGAATGCATTGTCTACTAATTTAAGTAATACCAAAAGTTCAACGATAACTCGAGAGGATGTTCCACAG atttgtaaaaatgttattaAAGCTGCCGTCGAGGGTGAAAggaaattgaacaaacaaatCAGCATGACCGATAAGCGGAATGACCCTCCTCTTGTCTCACAAAACTGGGTCGTAGATCGACCTCGTTTTTCTTGGGATTTTCCTTCAGATTTATCTGTTACTTTCTGTCAGA AAGTTGTACCAGTTGCATCACAGGAAACAATACTACTCTGGGATATATTGTGTTGTTTAAAAGGGATGGATGGTTCGTACATCACTTCTGAGCCCCTTGCAAATCCTTATGATGTTCGATCTTTTGTAATCTCACAAGACGTAG GTACCTCATATAAGCAGTTAGCACAACAAATATTACCATTGGCTTCACATTACTCAATGACTGTTAGATTTATAGAGGAAAAAGTTCTGCCTGAAGACGGTCAAGTTAATCACGCTTTGCGAGGAGCATTGAATTGTCTGCTAAAAGATTATTTG CTCTTCATTGTACAATTGGAAGCCGAACATATTCGTGGCAAACTCAACTTACAGAAGTTATGGTTTTACATCCAGCCGACCATGGCTACCATGGCAATTCTTGCACATATCACGTCGACCATATGCAAG GCGAGTGCCAAAGGTGGCAAAGTCTTGAGCTTGCTACACGAACACATGAATGATATCAGTGGAGAAGCTAAGTCAAAGGAATTATGTTTGTTCCTTATTCGTGCAGCTAGCGTTCCCTACATGCAAACGCTAGAAAAATGGGTCTACAAGGGTGTTATAAGTGATCCGTATCAAGAA TTTCTAGTTGAGGATAATGAACTCATACAGCGTGAAGAACTGCCAATGGATTATTCTGCCGATTACTGGGAAAAGAGATACACTGTGAGGCACGAAAGAATTCCAGTATTCCTCAGCGAACATGCCCAAACAATTTTGAGAactggaaaatatttaaatgttATCAGGCAATGTG GTAAGACAGTTCAATGGGGAAAACAAGAACCACTTGAATATCAACACCGTGGACAAAAGTATATTGCTGCTATTGACAGGGCTTATTCTGAAGCTGCGCGGACGCTATTGGAAGTCCTTATTCACGAAAACGACCTGATGGGACGGCTTCGAAGCGTTAAGAATTACTTTCTGTTGGCTCAAGGGGATTTCGTG GTTCAATTTATGAATCTGTGTGAAGGGGAATTGGCAAAAAATATGTACGACATTGTGATTCATCGGCTAGCTTCTCTCCTAGAATTGGCTTTGCGCATGTCGACTGCAGATTGTGATCCATACAAAGATGATTTGAAGCCAGAACTCTTACCCCAcgatttacaatttcaaatgtTCCGAATCCTTTCCATACAAACACAAGGGGAGAAAG atttttgttcTCAAGTTGATACGGCATTAACTGGATTAGAAGCCTTTGTATTCAACTATGACGTCAAGTGGCCAGTTTCTCTAATTATAAACAGAAAAGCAATAGCCTGCTATCAGATGATATTTAGACATTTATTTTACTGCAAACATATTGAAAGGCTATTATGTAG agtGTGGATTAGCAATAAAATAGCAAAAACGTTTACGTGTGAAGCTGCAATGGCATATCGTCAAGCATTTTCCCTGAGACAACGTATGCTTGACTGTATACAACACTTGGAATATTATATGATGGTTGAAGTTATAGAGCCGAACTGGCTCACATTTCTCAACAAAATGAGCAAG GTCAGCAACGTGGATGATGTTTTGAGCGTGCATCAGGATTTACTGGATAACTGTCTCAAGGAGTGCATGTTAACGGATCCAGTTTTATTGGCATGCATCACGAGTCTCTGTGCTGTATGCGTCGAATTCTGCAATTTCATgcag AATGATGCTGAATCAACTCTCGGAGCAGAAGAGGGCAGTTTTGAAGAGCGAATAACGAAACTGGACACTAGATTTATGGAGGTTCTTGTTCGTCTTCTTGATAGAATCCGTGACTTGGGCCGTGAAATTGATAATGAAAAGTTACTGAACGTTTTGTGCCG ATTGGATTTCAACATGTTTTATACGGAAATGCTGTCAAGGCAGGGTATGGAAAAAACTACACGGCAACAAGACATTTCTGGTTGA
- the LOC124185189 gene encoding transient receptor potential cation channel protein painless — protein sequence MDTADQVMELQVFQSQGPGPHKLLLEYLKNRHYAAFKSLATKSLKKNPPSIDMDHVYPYPLDKTLLDIACSNGLDDFVELILNLGANPNKENVVHQRSPLHFAAEAGHAGVLKILLSNPAIKPNLEVARQTALHIAVNKRNVECVEVLLECNASPNIANSKGLTPTHLAAASRQEAVIDLIFSKSKCPPDIDSFKDFRRRTTRQILEQELPHISLPPVIDRKMDVTDLKYFLDCNDEESYLQHAENVELTHEEMIDLLKIAVRQNLPGVVKSLAKNEIFGDRGILAEAAENAVVRGHYKVLKELFDAGAERSGNLLIKGCQELGSHAVRGSDRMACLRLILAKPVNVRDVDEKGNTALHYAARAESSEIISELLKSGSYIGHQNDLGIPPIANISPESMSRYLDDCLQTTKEHTDDYEDYEIEFNYQCLAPHGFIRNQDSEHLLEKGHVNYKRICMEMQPFLYIANSNSHRHLLKHPILSSFLYLKWQRISPILYANFIFYVIFYLIFNAYILSMTFSSGDPENETESTSYNGNDTESDISLAKWQQNGTLWTFTAIALMILILRELLQLVSSPWNYFFSSENWLELLLVCLGVALLGGPEPRTGAIAILLSAWELVILIGQHPRMSTAIEMFKTVTLNFMHFLFLYAFLILAFAFAFYTLFKDQSDFLDPGHSLFKTIIMLTGEFDASDIPFIAHPVLSRLVFVLFVFLIAIVLFNLLNGLAVSDTAEILGKAELVGLISRVKLVSYAEGIVVGSPVLKNRWCCHYGEFVQRMRINPLRFMSKKILFFPDFLPEAKIRVKPLRGNTVIPHGKTVYRNTCSKLTLDRHIIEQAKEIILSRGRISDYEKIINVFNQKFERLEAMLQSLNLAVKENTCNTNETD from the exons ATGGACACAGCAGACCAAGTCATGGAGCTGCAGGTCTTTCAGAGCCAGGGTCCAGGTCCTCATAAATTGTTGCTGGAATACCTGAAGAACAGGCACTATGCAGCTTTTAAAAGCTTAGCAACCAAGAGCTTGAAGAAGAATCCTCCCAGTATTGACATGGATCACGTTTATCCGTATCCTCTGGACAAGACACTGTTGGATATTGCGTGTTCTAATGGTCTGGATGACTTTGTTGAACTGATTTTGAACCTGGGTGCAAATCCGAATAAAGAGAACGTTGTTCATCAGCGATCACCGCTTCATTTTGCCGCAGAAGCGGGACATGCTGGTGTCCTTAAGATACTACTCAGCAATCCTGCTATAAAACCAAATTTAGAAGTAGCTCGACAAACCGCTCTGCATATTGCAGTTAACAAGAGAAACGTAGAATGTGTCGAGGTTTTACTGGAGTGCAATGCTAGTCCCAATATTGCAAACAGCAAGGGATTGACACCGACTCATTTGGCGGCGGCATCACGCCAAGAAGCCGTGATCGATCTTATATTTTCTAAATCGAAGTGCCCCCCAGATATAGATAGCTTCAAAGACTTTAGGCGAAGAACAACGCGCCAGATTCTGGAACAAGAGTTACCTCATATCTCACTCCCGCCTGTTATCGATAGAAAAATGGATGTCACTGATCTGAAATACTTCTTGGATTGTAACGACGAAGAGAGCTATTTACAGCATGCGGAAAACGTTGAATTGACGCACGAAGAAATGATAGATCTTTTAAAAATAGCAGTTCGGCAAAATTTACCAGGGGTTGTGAAGAGTCTGGCTAAGAACGAGATCTTTGGTGACAGAGGAATCTTAGCTGAAGCGGCGGAAAACGCCGTCGTCAGAGGCCACTACAAAGTTCTCAAGGAACTGTTCGATGCTGGTGCGGAACGAAGTGGAAATCTTCTGATTAAGGGCTGTCAAGAACTCGGATCTCACGCTGTTCGCGGTTCAGATCGAATGGCCTGTCTCAGACTTATTTTGGCGAAGCCAGTAAACGTTCGAGACGTagatg AGAAAGGAAACACTGCGTTGCATTATGCAGCCCGTGCAGAATCTTCGGAGATAATAAGCGAGCTATTGAAATCTGGGAGTTACATTGGTCATCAAAACGATTTGGGAATTCCTCCAATAGCAAATATCTCCCCTGAAAGTATGTCTCGGTATTTGGATGATTGTTTACAAACGACCAAGGAACACACTGATGATTACGAGGAttacgaaattgaatttaattatcagTGCCTAGCTCCGCACGGTTTTATCAGGAATCAGGACAGCGAACATTTGCTTGAAAAAGGTCACGTCAATTACAAAAGAATCTGTATGGAAATGCAGCCATTTTTATACATAGCTAATAGCAACTCTCATCGACATCTTCTAAAGCATCCGATACTTTCGTCGTTCCTTTATCTCAAGTGGCAACGCATCAGCCCAATTTTATACGccaattttatattctatgtaattttttacctGATATTTAATGCGTATATATTATCCATGACATTCAGCAGTGGTGATCCGGAAAATGAAACGGAATCTACGTCATATAATGGCAACGATACTGAATCAGATATTTCGTTAGCAAAGTGGCAACAAAATGGTACTCTGTGGACCTTTACTGCGATTGCCTTAATGATTCTGATTCTCCGAGAATTGCTTCAGCTGGTTTCTTCTCCTTGGAACTATTTCTTCAGTTCTGAAAATTGGTTGGAACTTTTGTTAGTTTGTTTGGGAGTAGCTCTGCTCGGCGGACCCGAACCTCGCACCGGGGCAATAGCGATTTTACTCTCTGCCTGGGAACTAGTCATCCTTATTGGACAGCATCCTCGAATGTCGACTGCGATTGAAATGTTCAAAACAGTTACACTTAACTTTATGCATTTCCTATTTTTATACGCTTTCCTTATTCTTGCGTTTGCATTCGCTTTTTATACGCTATTCAAAGATCAAAGCGACTTCCTTGATCCGGGACATTCTCTTTTCAAAACCATTATCATGTTGACTGGAGAATTTGACGCCAGCGACATACCATTTATAGCTCATCCTGTACTAAGTCGCCTTGTGTTTgtactttttgttttcctaATAGCGATAGTACTGTTTAATCTGTTGAACGGTTTGGCCGTTAGTGATACAGCCGAAATATTGGGCAAAGCTGAACTTGTGGGATTAATTTCCAGAGTTAAACTTGTCTCCTATGCAGAAGGTATTGTCGTTGGTTCACCtgtattaaaaaatcgatGGTGTTGTCACTACGGGGAATTTGTTCAACGAATGAGGATAAATCCTCTTCGTTTTATGTCgaaaaagattttatttttccctgaCTTTCTACCAGAAGCTAAAATCAGAGTTAAGCCACTACGGGGTAACACCGTTATACCTCATGGTAAGACAGTGTACAGAAATACATGTTCAAAGCTCACACTTGACCGTCATATAATTGAACAGGCAAAAGAGATTATTTTGTCAAGAGGACGTATCTcagattatgaaaaaattataaatgtatTCAATCAGAAGTTTGAAAGACTTGAAGCGATGTTGCAAAGTCTCAATCTAGCTGTAAAAGAGAATACTTGCAATACCAATGAAACAGATTAA